GCGTGTCTGTAGTTAACCAAAAAcagctctgtccatcacgggtacaAATGTGCTCTTCATATTTAAGGTTATTTTCACAAATACCAACATTCTCAAAACTCGTGATCAAAGTTTTTGTCATACCCAGCGATAATTTGAAAATTCTCTCAACCAGAGGTGTAAATCCTGAGACATGTCGAGTTAATTTAGAAACATTCCGTTGTTCGTACATAATTAATACCATTATTCTTGCGTTGTTTCAATCTCGTGGGAAAACACGTGCTGTTTCGCcttatattttgttatgaaaataagaaacaactCACCCTTTTTCTGTTCAACCATTAAAATGTGCAGTTTGAGtttcaaacaacaaaattaaagtgGTTTAGTTTTTAAACTCAAACTTATAGTGTGTTTACGACGTCATTTTCACTATCGGTTCTATTATTGAAATAACCTAGTTGGTAGTCAACAAAGAGGTTTTGTAGTTCACTGTCAGATAAACAGGTTTAAATCTTGAGTTAAACATTCAGTCATAGTTCAGcattaaaaaagatttaaaactaGTTTAGATTAATGTGTGATTCGCTGATCCAAATTAATAACCTTACGATCATTTCTCGAATTAATTTCTCAGTCATTAGCTCAGGTTAACCTTTCAACCGATGGTTCAAATTATTCATTCTTTCAGCCGCTGATCTCAGTAATAATGGGTGTAACCGAGTTAGGACATTTCACAAATTAAGACCATGTACGTGAAATACGTTATTCTGTTTACACCCAAAATTAAGTGTCTTTATAACCAAACTTTCAGTGTCAGAAAAAACTCTAGCTGTTTATGGTAGCCCGTGTCCACTGGTAGAGCTCTCAGACCATATAGCACACACACAATCTTTATCTCACTGGTCAAGAACAGATGTCAGAGTGATGAAATACTGTTGTCTTTCATCACGTGACTTTTTGTCATTAGTGACGTAATTATTGAGGAGGCACACCAacgttatataacatattttaaagcttTCCTCCAGCGGCACAGCGGAGGGTACAGCACAAACAGCCATTTGTGTAGttctgtacttaacaacaaacaacacgtTTTTCACAACGCACATGTTCCTCGCTGAACTGAAAGAGCGGcaagtcttctgatttacaacgctaaaatcaagggttcgattcccgtcggtggacatagcagatagcccggtgatataagacaaacaaacacacacacacacacagaacgaGCACATTTTTAAAGATCTATTATGTGTATAATATACAACAAAGGTAgctttttgtttctctgtttgcttgtttttgggTATTCGAGTTGGCTGAGAAGTTATGTAACACAGTACATAAACTAAAGTGGTTGATACTGTTATGTAGTAAATTACAGAGATACTTGTTTGTAAAACTTGattgaatattacaaatttttatgCGTTTGCAAGTTTCACTCCCCCCCCCTATTGATTTGTGTTTTCCCTCACTGTTATCTACGCGTATTCAATTTAGTATTAATTTAAGTGGGAAAAATGGAAATCAGGTTTTTAATACGTAGAGTTTGAGCGTCACGATGATGTCACGGGTCTGATAAACGTCAGCAAGGCTCAGCCACTATAAACTTCATTTTTAAATCACTGCATTTAGCCTTCCAATCAGTTGCTCGAATCAACATTTCCGGCATGAAAGTACCGTTCGTTTTCATCGGTGGTGAGAGGGtcaaacaagtggactgtgtgaAAATACACGATTAAagagtctgtgtgtgtgtttttcttatagcaaagccacataggctatctgctgagcccaccgaggggaatcgaacccctgattttagcgttgtaaatccgtagacataccgctgtactagcggggggcacacgATTAAAATACGAGGTTTTTAACTCTTGATATTTGCTTCATTGAATCACTTTACCACTTAGGTATTAGAGATTATGTGAtcttttttacatgaaaaatgtaAAACCGTAATATTCTTAAACTAGAACATCTGATTTTTCACACAGTGTGTCTTCCTTTTGCAGGACGGCCCGGCGtatccaggtggttaagacactcgactcgtaatacgagggttgcgggttcgaatctccgtcacaccaaacatgctcgacctttcagccgtggaggcgttataatgtgatggtcaataccactattcgttggtaaaagagtagcccacgagacgatggtgataactagctgccttccctctagtcttacactgctaaattatggacggctagcgcagataaccctcgagtaactttgcgagaaataaaaaaaaaaacaacctataacAGGAAAGCCGATCCGTAAAACTATTTTACTTGATTTGGTATTTAGTTAGTGTTAACGTCCTatatagttaatttgtttttgaagtcAACTGattgtcaccacccaccgacaacttttgggctgctcttttaccaatataataacacttccacggctgaaaaggcgagcatgtttggtgtaacgggtattcgaacccgcgaccctcaaataacgagttgaccgccctaatcacctggccatgctgggcttctATACCATTAAGccaatgtaataataacaaacaaaaacaacacctaATCAGTCAAgattatatattaacaaaacgtATACTGTCACATTCTTTTGCTTCTGTAAAAGGTACCAAAACAGGATGTCACAGTTATTTTGAATCAACAGTTCCAGCTACCTTCCCTGGACTGGCATCCTTCCAAACCATTATGTAATGATTCAAAACTGCCTTTGTAAAACAGTCTGGAAATGTTGGCCACTTCTGAATGGGACGGAAATCCTGAACTGTCACGTCTCTCATCCGCTCTACTTCTCAAGGAAGCGTGAAATATCCCGATTAACAAACAACATTGCTGCCAAAAGTTGATCCACGTCATATACACACTAAGCCAGGTAGTTGTATGGACGGAAAGATGACTAGAtagacgattgtttgtttgtagcaaagctacaccagagcaatctgcgctagccgtctctaattttgcagtgtaagactagagggatggcagctagtcatcaccaccaactcgtgggctacttttttaccaacgaatactgggattgaccgtcacattttaacgcccccacggttgaaagggcgagtatatttggtgcgacctggattcgaagccgcaaccctcagattacgagtcgaacgccttaacacgcttgcccatgccgggcccgacTAGATAGAGCAATGGACAAATAAATAGATGGATGGAACACTgataagaatacaaaataataggTAGATGGATGAGTAGATGGAGAGACTGATGAGcggatgaatatttttgtttttaatttgcacAACGAAACATTTAACTGGATTCTTTCTCGCTTTATCATTAACGTTGACTGAGTTTATTATGGTGTTGTAGGTTCTAAAAATGTCTTTGAATCGTTCTTATAATATACTGTTGATGGTTTCTTCGCccgttttaaataaataatgtacaagaGGGAAACAAACTTACAACCGATCAATATAAACCACTGTTGTTGGTTAATATTCTTAACAACATGTCACTAAGCCTTACCATAGTCAAAGTTACTGAACTTTAATAAAAGCAGTGCATTCCTGTTTATATTACTGTCCTCGACTGGCAATTCAGAACGATACAGGAATTATAACTATCAAATGAAAACTGAAAACTGAGAGGTtgtatgataaaatttaaaaagattttCTCGTACCACTAGATCTCGCATTTGTCACTTTAGTGGCGTCATCTAACAACTGTAAACGGTACTAAGCgttgtaattaaataaacattttaacaaattctCAAAGTAGTCTTCGGTTACGTATAAGGATGACAGATTGTAGCTTCTTATACGGATATGGTCGACTATCTTAATTAGCCTGTATCCTGTTGTTTTGGGTAATGTTAAATCCATGACAATTTtggaattattctgtttttaaatcaTTCATAGGATTTACGACGTCATCTAGTGAGAGGAAACTAAATTACCAAGTATTATGTTGAagttacattttcaaaattttggtatcaaataaaactctttataaaatacacttactATTTCACGTTTAACGACTAAAAAAGCTCAGGGTTTTTCTGTAACCAAGTCTATGAATGTAACAATTTCACATAAATGTGCTTAAAGCCCTAGCCATTTGTAAAGACAAAATAATGGATTCATCTTTGAACTATGCTGGATTtcagaatttgtttttcaaaagtgaGGTTCAAAGAACTAAACATAATTCAGTtttctaattctaaacaaagTGTATTTTCCATCGTGATTTCTTAAAGCTTGTTTCCACATTATTTCAAACTCGGACATAACATCCAACTCAAAGTaacaataactattgttatttCTTCTTGTTGTTACTTCCTTAAGTGTTATTCGTGGAAATAACCAAGAGTGTAGTTAGGGGGTggtataaaatgtgtaaaagttctattttcttctactttgtttgtatataaactattGACTTAAATTATCTGAGAAAAGAAAAAGTCCCCTTTTGTTGGAAAAATACCATCCACTTAAGTTCTGATCACACCTGTAGTACAATGTTGATGTCATTTGGTTTATGCAATAGCTTTTCTTGTCGTGATTACATGGTATTCCTGACAACCAAAGTAACAATAACAGTCTTAACTCAATGTTTTCATTGTTTGGTTACATATTATTTATAGAATCAATGTAACAATAAAGATTTTCATTCTGTTTTTACTTCGCCATCAGATCTATTCCACAAGCCTAACAAAACAGCACACCAGTAACATGGCGTTTTGGTTTtttaacaaacatgaaaatttCTGAATAGTTCTTTTGTTTGCGATTTTTTGTCATACAGAATAACAACGTATTTCAGTAATAGCATTTTTTATTAAGACCATTCCACGCAGATAAACATTTTGGAGGATGTATGTTCAGTTTGGTTTTGcaataattaataaacgtttttaaaagATTTGAACGTTGTAAGTGATATGTGTCGCTTTCTAACTTCACAAATCTAGATGCGAGCTAGATTCTTAGCTTGTTTGATCGTGCTGCTCTCTAGTgagttaaattaatattacaatagtATTATAGTCTATAAAATGCTATTCGAGGGCTAAAAGTAGAAAGAACTTACTATTCTACAATACCAGCTTGTTTCAAATTATCTCCTTCTAGCGACGTTATTCTATATTAAGTTGAACTTTGGTTAtagcaaaaatataattttatacgaGTGCTAGAAATAATAAGAACATGTTATTCTACGCTGTAGTAATACcagttgaaataacaaaaaaaaatcgacAAATTATAGTTATCCAGGTTATTTTACGGGAGTGATTAAACCTATGaaaatacatatagatatatattgttCCCAGTAGTAGTGTGATGATTGCGCTCACGGCTTCCAGGATGTAGATGTCATATGAAAAATGTGTAACAATAAAAGATTTAACCAGTGATGGGCTATATTTTGATCCACTGTGTTATCTCCTGAGGAACAAAGGAGACAGGAATTCATCTTCCATCAAGACAGCGATTCAACAGTCAGGAGAGTTCTTTTCGATCCTTACGAGggattaattaatttttagagtTCCGTACCAATACAAAAATCCAACATACAAAACCATATGTAGCGACTGTCCAACCGTTTACATCGGCTAGAATGGTGGTGGTACATTGCAGAATCACATgagaaaatacaaaatgaatCTCACAACGGATCCTATTGACGCGGcacagcatagccaggtggttaggttgCTTGATTCTCAAGGTaagggtcgcgagctcgaatccacTTCCCATCAAAAATgttcctcctttcagccgtgggagcgttacgaTGTGACACTCACTCTCACTATTCGtcagtgaaagagtagcccaagagttggcggtgggtggtgatgactagctgcctttcctgtagtcttacactgctaaattatgaacggctagcgcagatagccctcgtgtagctctgcgtgaTATTCAAAACACAAGATAAAGACTTGTGGTATCTTAGAAtgcaatattgtttaattaaacgTAAAGCTTCATCAATTCCATGTAACCGACCAACTTaacgtatttttgtttttctatgatataatattataaaatcttCATAAACCAAACTAACAATAAGCACGTGTTTGTTTGAATAACATATCGCTGTTTTGTGTGTGTCTATggaaagtttagtttgttttcatttcgcgcaaagctacacgagggctatctgcgtcagccgcccctaatttagcagtgtaagactagaggaagacaactagtcatcaccacctaacaccaactcttgagctactcttttaccaacgaatagtgggattgatattaacttacaacgcccccacggctaaaagggcgagcatgtttggtgtgacgaggattcaaacctacaactctcaaattatgagtcaagtgccttaaccacctggccgtgtcgggcctatttagcagtgtgaaactagaaaACGTTTAGAAAACTGTTCTTCACGTCACAAACTTTTAAACCACTATCTAGTTTAACGTACGTGGTTCAAATGAACTACTTTGTTAACATGGAATGAGTTGCGTTTTTATATTCAATTCGAGAAAAACCAGTTATGCAATATTTTTCAATGATTGTTTCTTATAACTTTCACTGGAgacgaaaaaaaacacaccaacaaaatattcatatgatTCTCCATCTTGTATTAgagtatttatatttcaattaaagaTACCCTGATATAAGTTCCCTTCAGGGTTTTCATATCTGTCGTGTAGCGAAATTTCACTTGTCTCAAGTGTTTCCAGTTGACGATATGATAAATTTGTAACATAATCTAATGAAGGTCGTCTTCTTTATTTATACACACACGTATATTACACATAGAATTAGAGATATTCGATTAACCATTTCGTAACAGCGTTGACGTTGTAATTGGATATGTTCAATGTAGCTCAAATGAGTTAGTTTAGTCATTACGACGGTATCTCGTGAAAACAGTTTCCATTGTACAAACACCACAAAATTCAAATCGTACATactttatttatgtgtagaaaaatacaaaaaaaaatgtgcaagttttttttttatatacaagcaAATAAATTGCACGTATCACTTTCCctcaacacacacatatttgttaAAGACTCAAGAAAGAGAAACTTATATAggatataaatttattgtttttcgaataattttcattattttattcgtAGGTCTAAACGCGTGGTTCATAAAGatatctaaatacatatttacattttaatttaaagaagttGGAGATataagttaagcctaaatagcgTAGAATTCTTTTCgctatgacaaaaaataaaaaaaattcacaaacagtAATAGTAGTTTCGTCCTCGAGTTTGATACCCTGTAGATATAATTCCCAGTCCTTTAAAAGTAAAAGATACCACCGCACTGAATACTAAACAAGTATTTCGCAAAGAAAAAGGTGcggatatatattttttttaacagttaatttaacaaaatgttgttttttagaatatttaaaacacttttgaaattatgttcattaaaattatttcattgttggtttagcctacaaatttaaactactCTTTAAGCTGACCGAAAGTCGTgaaatattattgggattatggccgaaagTTTCGTTAAGAACAAGAGTATACCAATTAACGATTCTAATTTGatcattactttctttttttactttttgtctgGTAATCTATGAGATAGATATTTCTAGTCCTACATATTTATCTCCTGATTAacttaaaaggtttttattttcaactacATTAAACCTGATATGTTTTGTCAGTTTACTTTTGACCATAAGGTCAGGttcaaatgtaaatttaaaaaaagacctaTAGTCAAAAAATCGACAGCAACTTTAAGATGTAAAGTGCTTTGTCAGAGCCAAGCCAAATTGATAAGACCAGTTTGTATTCAATGGCTCCAGTCAGGCCTCCAAATATAACGTCCATCACGTGGTGGCGTCCGAGCAGTACACGTGAAGCACAAACGGACACACACCAAAGAGCCAATAAAACATTCCAAATTTTAGGCAGTGAAAGAGTGTTAGCAAAGATGAACCATATTAAGACGGCTCGAGACGAGTGACCTGACGGGAAGGAGAGCTTATCCACTGAAAAAGTCAGGAACATGTCTTTCGTACTGTTGTGTTTGGGCCTTTCACGTCTGACCACTGCTTTTGTAGCGGACACAATAACTACGTCTAAAAGAAGAGCTGAAATAGATTATAATTACGTCATCATACACGAGCTCACACATGCTAGTATTAATTAACACATTTTGTGTCTCTATACGCTATTCGGAGCAATGAAAATCTCTATATTTGATCATTAAATACTCTGGTTAGTTGGTTACATATGACCAATCAACAAATTAGGTTCTTCCTTATGGATAATCTGGTCATGATAGTGTAATAATCAGTGATCAGAAAGCTACTTTGCTAAGTGATCATATATGAGTACCAATAGTATTATTAAGGTGATGGTATAGGCTAATTAACGGAAGGATTTTTATAAACCATAAATTTCTAATCAGTTATTAATTAATCATATATAACAGATGTCAATGATTTCAGTTCCCTCTTACTTACTAGCTTCACGACACAGGTTAAAAgcaacagaattttatttttcaatgaacGTTTTTCGTTAAAGCCCTGGGCGCAAGGCTGAAAAAAGGTGCTTGTTCGTTTCAAGTGTGAAAAGTTATGTTTCGAAATGTCCCTCGTAGTTTTAAGCACTTTGAGAGGTTGGGTGTCCGTCACGTGGGCAAAGCGTGAGGTATCAAAGAACCGAGTTCGTTGAATAAATTCgtagttgtttaaaaaaatttagtaGGCTTACTTGCGCCCAGGGCTTGAAGTGATTTCTTTATTTACGAAAAAATATCAGTTCCTACCTATTAATAAGTTGAGAGTATAGGTCACTATGAGGAGGTTGGTTGTAAACCACAGGAGCGCGAGACATACGACTAGCCACGGGATACCATGGCAAGAGACTTCTAACAACTTGAAAAATGGTCTCAAAAGGCCTAACGGCGAAGAAGGTTTAGCAGACAATGAAAATGCTTTTGTTAGCTCTTCGTCTATTTCCTTTAAACTATGGATTGAAATTTCCTTTTTCATTTTAGATTCagaattttcgttgttgttgatAAAtctgaaattgtgaaaaaaacagcaaaagaTTAATGTcctttttgatgacgagaaacctacttaaaataaaaatgtacctcagaacggctggtatgggtattaacacttttattaacaaggagataacaacgtttcgatcttcctaagTCATCTTAACATGAAGATGGCCGAGggaggtcgaaatgttgttttctgcttattaaTGTGAATACAGTTCACGAGGCCCTctggtggcacagtggtatgtctgtggatgcacaccgctagaaacctggttgctataaccgtggtgggcagagcacagatagttcattgtgcagctttgtgctaaattctaaacaaacagttcATGAGAAGAATGAACCGGGCAGTCAAAtgaactttttctttctttctagatTCTACTCACGAACAGATGTAAGTCAATCTTCTGTTGGCAgaagttacaaaataaacataaatgttgTAAAAATGCTACAGTAGCTCCCTCTATATATAGAAGTCTTTTGACACATACCAcaacaaatatgt
This genomic window from Tachypleus tridentatus isolate NWPU-2018 chromosome 10, ASM421037v1, whole genome shotgun sequence contains:
- the LOC143228837 gene encoding polyisoprenoid diphosphate/phosphate phosphohydrolase PLPP6-like; protein product: MKKEISIHSLKEIDEELTKAFSLSAKPSSPLGLLRPFFKLLEVSCHGIPWLVVCLALLWFTTNLLIVTYTLNLLIALLLDVVIVSATKAVVRRERPKHNSTKDMFLTFSVDKLSFPSGHSSRAVLIWFIFANTLSLPKIWNVLLALWCVSVCASRVLLGRHHVMDVIFGGLTGAIEYKLVLSIWLGSDKALYILKLLSIF